The nucleotide window ACACCCGCGACAGCTCCGGAGACAACCCCCTCAGATCAGGCGACGGTCCGAGGCCCAGCGGCTCAGCTCGTGCCGGTTGGACAGCTGCAGTTTGCGCAGCACCGCCGAGACGTGCGTCTCCACCGTCTTCACCGATATGAACAGCGCCTTCGCCACTTCCCTGTAGGTGTAGCCGCGGGCGATCAGCCGTAGCACTTCCTGCTCCCGCGCGGAGAGCAGATCCAGCTCCGGATCGACCACCGGCGCCGGGCCTCCGGGCGCGCCCGGCCCGGTGAAGGCGTCGAGCACGAAGCCGGCCAGTCGTTGGGAGAAGACCGCGTCCCCGTCTGCGATCCGGCGGATCGCGTCAGCCAGTTCGGCCCCGGTGATGGTCTTGGTGACGTAACCACGGGCGCCGGCGCGGATCACCCCGATCACGTCTTCGGCCGCGTCGGACACCGAGAGGGCGAGAAAGCGCGACGCGCTGCCGGTGCCCAACACCTCGCGCAGCACAGCGACCCCACCGCCGCCGGGCAAGTGCACGTCGAGCAGCACCACGTCGGGCGAATGCGACCGGACCGCAGCCACCGCTTCGGCGACGTCGGCAGCCTCGGCCACCACGTGCACCGAACCGTCGGCGGCCGCATCGAGTTCGGCCCGGACCCCGCTGCGGAACAGGCGGTGGTCATCGACGACGACCACCCGCAGCACGCGCTCGCTCATCCCGGCAACCTCAGCTCCACCTCGGTGCCCGTACCCGGCGTGGAACGCACCTCGGCCCG belongs to Sporichthyaceae bacterium and includes:
- a CDS encoding response regulator transcription factor is translated as MSERVLRVVVVDDHRLFRSGVRAELDAAADGSVHVVAEAADVAEAVAAVRSHSPDVVLLDVHLPGGGGVAVLREVLGTGSASRFLALSVSDAAEDVIGVIRAGARGYVTKTITGAELADAIRRIADGDAVFSQRLAGFVLDAFTGPGAPGGPAPVVDPELDLLSAREQEVLRLIARGYTYREVAKALFISVKTVETHVSAVLRKLQLSNRHELSRWASDRRLI